Proteins encoded by one window of Deinococcus radiodurans R1 = ATCC 13939 = DSM 20539:
- a CDS encoding histidine phosphatase family protein, translating to MNLTLLRHGRSRADDEGVCEGRYDSPLTEVGREHARKLAAYWAAHPPGFDQAYCSTLSRASETAALVTAPLGLVPMPSDLLREFDNGPIAGLPFAKAEARYPIPAFRHELEAFTVDGGESQAAFRARALLALELVWRGGENVLVVAHGGILNAMLRELTGARRAHFAYGDTAFTTVQLSREHMGVTVTGVNLTPHLAE from the coding sequence ATGAACCTCACTCTGCTCCGACATGGCCGCAGCCGCGCCGACGACGAGGGCGTGTGCGAGGGCCGCTACGACTCGCCGCTGACCGAGGTGGGCCGTGAGCATGCGCGCAAGCTGGCGGCTTACTGGGCCGCCCACCCGCCGGGCTTTGACCAGGCTTATTGCTCGACTCTCAGCCGGGCGAGCGAGACAGCGGCCCTCGTGACGGCCCCACTCGGGCTGGTGCCGATGCCAAGCGACCTGCTGCGCGAGTTCGACAATGGCCCCATCGCCGGGCTGCCCTTTGCCAAGGCCGAGGCGCGCTATCCCATTCCGGCCTTCCGGCACGAGCTCGAAGCGTTCACGGTGGACGGGGGCGAGTCGCAGGCGGCCTTCCGGGCCCGCGCCCTGCTCGCGCTGGAGCTGGTGTGGCGAGGCGGCGAGAACGTGCTGGTGGTCGCGCACGGCGGCATCCTGAACGCCATGCTGCGCGAGTTGACCGGTGCGCGGCGGGCACACTTCGCCTACGGCGACACGGCCTTCACGACCGTGCAGCTCAGCCGCGAACACATGGGGGTGACCGTGACCGGCGTCAATCTCACGCCGCATCTGGCGGAGTGA
- a CDS encoding LLM class flavin-dependent oxidoreductase, whose protein sequence is MKKIGFLSFGHWNPHPQSRTRSAGDVLRQSIDLAVAAEELGADGAYFRVHHFAQQLASPFPLLAAVGAKTSNIEIGTGVIDMRYENPFSMAENAGAADLIAGGRLQLGLSRGSPEQVIDGWRHFGFQPAPGETEQDMARRHTEVFLELLKGEGFAQPHPRPMFSNPPGLLRLEPHSEGLRERIWWGAASNATAVWAAQKGMYLQSSTLKTDESGQPFHVQQAEQLRAYKAAWQQAGHTRPPRTSVSRSIFAITNDLDRAYFGGQGDSDQFGRIDNYRAVFGRSYAAEPDKLIEELRQDEAIAEADTLLLTVPNQLGVEYNAHVIESILKHVAPALGWR, encoded by the coding sequence ATGAAGAAGATCGGCTTTCTCTCCTTCGGTCACTGGAACCCTCACCCGCAGTCCCGGACGCGCTCGGCGGGCGACGTGCTGCGGCAATCCATCGACCTCGCGGTGGCGGCGGAGGAACTGGGCGCGGACGGCGCTTATTTCCGGGTGCACCATTTCGCGCAGCAACTCGCCTCGCCGTTTCCGCTGCTCGCGGCAGTCGGCGCGAAGACGAGCAACATCGAAATCGGCACCGGCGTCATCGACATGCGCTACGAAAACCCCTTCTCCATGGCCGAGAACGCGGGCGCGGCCGACCTGATCGCGGGCGGGCGGTTGCAACTCGGCCTCAGCCGGGGGTCGCCGGAACAGGTGATCGACGGCTGGCGGCACTTCGGCTTTCAGCCCGCGCCGGGTGAAACCGAACAGGACATGGCCCGGCGCCACACTGAGGTGTTTCTGGAACTCCTGAAGGGCGAAGGCTTCGCGCAGCCGCACCCACGCCCTATGTTTTCCAACCCGCCCGGCCTGCTGCGGCTGGAGCCCCACTCCGAGGGCCTGCGCGAGCGCATCTGGTGGGGCGCGGCGTCCAACGCGACGGCAGTGTGGGCAGCCCAAAAGGGGATGTATCTGCAAAGTTCGACGCTGAAAACCGACGAGTCAGGCCAGCCGTTCCACGTTCAGCAGGCCGAGCAGCTCCGGGCGTACAAGGCGGCTTGGCAGCAAGCGGGACATACCCGCCCCCCGCGCACGTCGGTCAGCCGCAGCATTTTTGCCATCACCAACGACCTCGACCGGGCCTACTTCGGCGGGCAGGGGGACAGCGACCAGTTCGGACGCATCGACAATTACCGCGCGGTGTTTGGGCGCAGTTATGCCGCTGAGCCGGACAAGCTCATTGAAGAACTGCGCCAGGACGAAGCGATTGCCGAGGCCGACACGCTGCTGCTCACCGTGCCCAACCAGCTTGGCGTGGAGTACAACGCCCACGTCATCGAGAGCATCCTGAAACATGTGGCCCCGGCACTCGGCTGGCGCTGA
- the groL gene encoding chaperonin GroEL (60 kDa chaperone family; promotes refolding of misfolded polypeptides especially under stressful conditions; forms two stacked rings of heptamers to form a barrel-shaped 14mer; ends can be capped by GroES; misfolded proteins enter the barrel where they are refolded when GroES binds), whose amino-acid sequence MAKQLVFDESARRSLERGVNAVANAVKVTLGPRGRNVVIEKKFGSPTITKDGVTVAKEVELEDKLENIGAQLLKEVASKTNDITGDGTTTATVLGQAIVKEGLRNVAAGANPLALKRGIDKAVAVAIEEIKKLAVSVEDSEAIKKVAGISANDETVGQEIASAMDKVGKEGVITIEESKGFDTEVDVVEGMQFDKGFINPYFITNPEKMEAVLEDAYILINEKKISNLKDMLPVLEKVAQTGRPLLIIAEDVEGEALATLVVNKLRGTLNIAAVKAPGFGDRRKEMLRDIAAVTGGEVVSEDLGHKLENVGMEMLGRAARIRITKDETTIVDGKGEQAQIDARVNAIKGELDSTDSDYAREKLQERLAKLSGGVAVIRVGAATETELKEKKHRYEDALSTARSAVEEGIVAGGGTTLLRVIPAVRKAAESLTGDEATGARILIRALEEPARQIAANAGEEGSVIVNAVVGSDKARYGFNAATGEYVEDMVAAGIVDPAKVTRTALQNAASIGALILTTEAIVSDKPEKAAPAMPQGGGDMGGMGGMDF is encoded by the coding sequence ATGGCTAAACAGCTCGTGTTTGATGAATCCGCCCGCCGCAGCCTGGAACGCGGCGTCAATGCCGTCGCCAACGCCGTCAAGGTGACCCTGGGGCCCCGTGGCCGCAACGTGGTCATCGAGAAGAAGTTCGGCAGCCCCACCATCACCAAGGACGGCGTGACCGTCGCCAAGGAAGTGGAGCTGGAGGACAAGCTGGAGAACATCGGCGCCCAGCTGCTCAAGGAAGTCGCCAGCAAGACCAACGACATCACGGGTGACGGCACCACCACCGCCACCGTGCTGGGCCAGGCCATTGTGAAAGAAGGTCTGCGTAACGTGGCCGCCGGCGCCAACCCCCTCGCCCTGAAGCGCGGCATCGACAAGGCCGTGGCTGTGGCCATCGAGGAAATCAAGAAGCTGGCCGTGTCGGTCGAGGACAGCGAAGCCATCAAGAAGGTCGCGGGCATTTCGGCCAACGACGAAACTGTCGGCCAGGAAATCGCTTCTGCGATGGACAAGGTCGGCAAGGAAGGCGTCATCACCATCGAAGAGTCCAAGGGCTTCGACACCGAAGTGGACGTGGTGGAAGGGATGCAGTTCGACAAGGGCTTTATCAACCCCTACTTCATCACCAACCCCGAGAAGATGGAAGCCGTCCTCGAAGACGCCTACATCCTGATCAACGAAAAGAAGATCAGCAACCTCAAGGACATGCTCCCGGTGCTGGAAAAGGTCGCCCAGACGGGCCGCCCCCTGCTGATTATCGCCGAGGACGTGGAAGGCGAAGCCCTCGCCACCCTGGTGGTCAACAAGCTGCGCGGCACCCTGAACATCGCTGCGGTCAAGGCCCCCGGCTTCGGTGACCGCCGCAAGGAAATGCTGCGCGACATCGCGGCCGTGACCGGCGGCGAAGTGGTCAGCGAAGACCTCGGCCACAAGCTGGAAAATGTCGGCATGGAAATGCTGGGCCGCGCCGCGCGCATCCGCATCACCAAGGACGAAACCACCATCGTGGACGGCAAGGGTGAGCAGGCCCAGATCGACGCCCGCGTCAACGCCATCAAGGGCGAACTCGACAGCACCGACTCCGACTACGCCCGCGAGAAGCTCCAGGAGCGCCTCGCCAAGCTCAGCGGCGGCGTCGCCGTCATCCGCGTGGGTGCCGCGACCGAAACCGAACTCAAGGAAAAGAAGCACCGCTACGAGGACGCCCTGTCCACCGCCCGCTCGGCTGTGGAAGAAGGCATCGTGGCAGGCGGCGGCACCACCCTGCTGCGCGTGATCCCCGCCGTCCGCAAGGCCGCCGAGAGCCTGACCGGCGACGAAGCGACCGGCGCACGCATCCTGATTCGCGCGCTGGAAGAACCCGCCCGCCAGATCGCCGCGAACGCCGGTGAAGAAGGCAGTGTCATCGTGAATGCAGTGGTGGGCAGCGACAAGGCCCGTTACGGCTTCAACGCCGCGACCGGCGAGTACGTGGAGGACATGGTGGCCGCCGGGATCGTGGACCCCGCCAAGGTGACCCGCACCGCGCTGCAGAACGCCGCGAGCATCGGCGCCCTGATCCTGACCACCGAAGCCATCGTCAGCGACAAGCCCGAGAAGGCTGCGCCTGCGATGCCTCAGGGTGGCGGCGACATGGGCGGCATGGGCGGCATGGACTTCTAA
- the groES gene encoding co-chaperone GroES: MLKPLGDRVLVEIIEEAEQKTAGGLYVPDSAKEKSQRGKVVAVGTGKTLDNGTKVAMEVKEGDTVYFAKYGGTEVSLEGKNYSLLSERDLLAIVE; the protein is encoded by the coding sequence ATGCTGAAACCTTTAGGCGACCGCGTTCTGGTTGAAATTATCGAAGAAGCCGAGCAGAAGACTGCCGGCGGCCTGTACGTCCCCGATTCCGCCAAGGAAAAGAGCCAGCGCGGCAAAGTCGTTGCCGTCGGCACGGGTAAGACCCTGGACAACGGCACCAAAGTCGCCATGGAAGTCAAGGAAGGCGACACCGTGTACTTCGCCAAGTACGGCGGCACCGAAGTCAGCCTCGAAGGCAAGAACTACAGCCTGCTGAGCGAGCGCGACCTGCTCGCCATTGTCGAGTAA
- a CDS encoding GNAT family N-acetyltransferase codes for MKHDLTLRAGDLTLRPLLEADIPALCELASAHEDALRLMGTPPNTDGYYRAALSDPAQIAFVIEVGGELAGSTRYGDIRPAHSGLEIGWTWLTPEHWRTGVNRRMKRLLLTHAFEEMDMERVQIKTDILNTRSQRAIERLGAVKEGVLRSHMRRADGTMRDTVMYSVTRADWPEVRARLTASGGKGQA; via the coding sequence GTGAAGCACGACCTGACCCTGCGGGCCGGCGACCTCACCCTGCGCCCGCTGCTAGAGGCCGACATTCCCGCCCTGTGCGAGCTGGCGAGCGCCCATGAGGACGCCCTGCGGCTGATGGGCACGCCGCCGAACACCGACGGCTACTACCGCGCCGCGCTGAGTGACCCGGCGCAGATAGCGTTCGTCATCGAAGTCGGGGGCGAACTCGCAGGCAGCACCCGTTACGGCGACATCCGACCGGCGCATTCGGGCCTGGAAATCGGCTGGACGTGGCTGACGCCGGAGCATTGGCGCACCGGGGTCAACCGGCGGATGAAGCGGCTGCTGCTGACCCACGCCTTTGAAGAAATGGACATGGAACGGGTGCAAATCAAGACCGACATCCTAAATACGCGCTCGCAGCGGGCGATTGAGAGACTCGGCGCGGTAAAGGAAGGCGTCCTGCGCTCGCACATGCGCCGGGCCGACGGGACGATGCGGGATACGGTGATGTACTCGGTGACGCGGGCGGACTGGCCGGAAGTGCGGGCGCGGCTGACGGCAAGCGGTGGGAAGGGGCAGGCATGA
- a CDS encoding NUDIX domain-containing protein: protein MTDPFLPGWLTAMSEAWNGFLYGSYPIGACIVDAQGNIVGRGRNRLGEPRRAHAGVIGGHDLAHAEINALLSVPDLRRPECLSWTVLTTVEPCPQCAGAVAMSGIRGVSYAAPDPWGGCARLLTDDPYVSSKGMRVSRAPEPLQRAALRLMLVALLEEGHRPEDRLLQSFSRYKADLKAARELHGAGTLARLRSGGAGLEDALTELLGGALPLEWLDVLTELSPARHTAFAPDLSPGLERTGRACAWIEREDGFVLMTEARTGWTLPGGGIEPGETPEQAAVREAWEEVGARCEVAGAGWTLDDGSGSVCVPLRVLTLESSPEGRPLIWVNPHALPWADDVQLRQVLAARGQTPPHLQAPPLVARADELARASGFDRSCSEETGRLLRTLAASKPGGRVLELGSGLGAGTAWLLAGMDASARLLTVESDSERARLTAEVLCDDPRAEVLAGDWAEALESGPFDLIFADAGAAKTPQALDRLADALKPGGLLVMDNFSPTMYLPADLYTGDPLRDALFAHPRLTCTEVQVHRRERVILATKHAIPGRSK from the coding sequence ATGACCGACCCCTTTCTCCCCGGCTGGCTGACCGCCATGAGTGAGGCGTGGAACGGCTTCCTCTACGGCTCCTACCCCATCGGCGCCTGCATCGTGGACGCTCAGGGCAACATCGTCGGACGCGGGCGCAACCGCCTGGGCGAACCGCGCCGGGCGCACGCGGGCGTCATCGGCGGACACGACCTCGCGCACGCCGAAATCAACGCGCTGCTGAGCGTGCCCGACCTGCGCCGCCCCGAGTGCCTGTCGTGGACGGTGCTCACCACCGTGGAACCCTGCCCGCAGTGTGCCGGAGCCGTCGCCATGAGCGGCATTCGCGGCGTGAGCTACGCGGCGCCCGACCCCTGGGGCGGCTGTGCGCGCCTGCTCACCGACGACCCGTATGTCAGCAGCAAGGGAATGCGGGTGAGTCGCGCTCCCGAGCCTCTGCAACGGGCGGCGCTGCGGCTGATGCTGGTCGCCCTGCTGGAAGAAGGCCACCGCCCCGAGGACCGCTTGCTGCAAAGTTTCAGCCGGTACAAAGCCGACCTGAAAGCTGCCCGCGAGCTGCACGGCGCGGGCACCCTCGCTCGCCTGCGCTCCGGCGGGGCCGGGCTGGAAGACGCGCTCACCGAACTGCTCGGCGGCGCGTTGCCGCTGGAGTGGCTGGATGTTCTGACCGAGTTGTCCCCGGCCCGGCACACTGCCTTCGCCCCCGACCTCTCCCCCGGTCTGGAACGCACCGGGCGGGCCTGCGCCTGGATTGAGCGTGAGGACGGCTTCGTCCTGATGACCGAGGCGCGGACCGGCTGGACGCTGCCCGGCGGCGGCATAGAGCCCGGCGAAACGCCCGAGCAGGCCGCCGTACGCGAAGCCTGGGAAGAAGTCGGCGCCCGCTGCGAGGTGGCCGGCGCAGGCTGGACGCTGGACGACGGTTCAGGATCGGTCTGCGTGCCGCTGCGGGTGCTGACGCTGGAAAGCAGTCCCGAAGGCCGCCCCCTCATCTGGGTCAATCCCCACGCGCTGCCCTGGGCCGACGACGTGCAACTGCGGCAGGTGCTCGCCGCGCGCGGGCAAACGCCGCCGCACCTGCAAGCGCCGCCGCTCGTCGCCCGTGCTGACGAGCTGGCGCGTGCCTCCGGCTTTGACCGCTCGTGCAGCGAGGAAACCGGGCGGCTGCTCCGCACGCTCGCGGCGAGCAAACCGGGCGGGCGGGTGCTGGAACTCGGCAGCGGGCTGGGCGCAGGCACGGCGTGGCTGCTGGCGGGCATGGACGCTTCAGCCCGACTCTTGACAGTGGAGAGCGACTCGGAACGTGCCCGCCTCACTGCCGAGGTGCTGTGCGACGACCCCCGCGCTGAGGTACTGGCCGGTGACTGGGCAGAGGCGCTTGAGTCCGGCCCTTTTGACCTCATCTTTGCTGACGCGGGGGCTGCGAAAACGCCGCAAGCACTGGACCGGCTGGCGGACGCTCTCAAGCCCGGTGGCCTGCTCGTCATGGATAACTTTTCGCCGACGATGTACCTGCCCGCTGACCTTTACACGGGCGACCCGCTGCGCGACGCGCTGTTTGCCCATCCGCGCCTCACCTGCACCGAAGTTCAGGTTCACCGCCGCGAACGGGTCATCCTGGCAACGAAGCACGCAATTCCAGGGAGAAGCAAATGA
- a CDS encoding AAA family ATPase: MQLHRFGQVVQQRGPGVVVPGGVVSLLGAGKIFAQVGEQGLNRRRRQEFGLPSCGAESCAFWMTYPPPMLLVLSGIPGTGKSTLARELSRRLGAVYLRVDTVEAALLNAGHAGITVEGYATAYAVAADNLALGLNVVADCVNPVAETREAWAEVAR, translated from the coding sequence GTGCAACTGCACCGTTTCGGGCAGGTGGTCCAGCAGCGCGGCCCGGGCGTGGTCGTGCCAGGAGGGGTCGTCTCCCTGCTCGGCGCGGGCAAGATTTTCGCGCAGGTCGGCGAGCAGGGCCTGAACCGTCGCCGACGCCAGGAGTTCGGCCTGCCTTCCTGCGGCGCGGAGTCGTGCGCCTTTTGGATGACGTACCCTCCCCCCATGCTTCTCGTCCTCTCTGGCATCCCCGGCACCGGCAAAAGCACCCTCGCCCGTGAGCTTTCGCGGCGGCTAGGAGCCGTTTATCTGCGGGTGGATACGGTAGAAGCCGCGCTGCTCAACGCCGGACACGCTGGAATCACGGTGGAAGGCTACGCGACGGCCTACGCTGTTGCCGCCGATAACCTCGCGCTGGGGCTAAACGTGGTGGCCGACTGCGTGAACCCGGTAGCCGAAACGCGGGAGGCGTGGGCCGAAGTGGCGCGGTAA
- a CDS encoding GNAT family N-acetyltransferase: MSVPSSVSFQTLSGDFGPVLGEVARLRLSLFREFPYLYDGTEEAEAAHLQTYVQAPGALLVLARDETAGGRVVGACTAVPLVAEDADFLRAFAAAGIDPATVLYLGEALLEDEYQSRGLGGELLSQVEAHAQALGLPIVAAAMVVRSEDHPQRPRGWRSPSHLLERRGYVMHPELEITLSWQEIGESAPSSKPMRFWVKGLEG, translated from the coding sequence ATGTCTGTTCCGTCCTCTGTCTCCTTTCAAACCCTGTCCGGTGATTTTGGCCCCGTGCTGGGTGAAGTGGCCCGCCTGCGCCTGAGCCTGTTCCGCGAGTTTCCCTACCTCTACGACGGCACCGAGGAAGCCGAGGCCGCCCATCTCCAGACCTACGTGCAGGCGCCGGGGGCGCTGCTGGTGCTGGCCCGCGACGAGACCGCCGGGGGGCGCGTGGTGGGAGCCTGCACCGCTGTCCCGCTGGTGGCCGAGGACGCCGACTTTTTGCGGGCCTTCGCAGCGGCAGGGATTGACCCCGCCACGGTGCTGTACCTGGGCGAGGCGTTGCTGGAAGACGAGTATCAGAGTCGGGGGCTGGGCGGTGAACTGCTCAGCCAAGTCGAGGCCCACGCGCAGGCCCTCGGCTTGCCCATCGTGGCGGCGGCGATGGTGGTGCGCTCCGAAGACCACCCGCAAAGGCCACGGGGCTGGCGCTCGCCGAGTCACCTGCTGGAGCGGCGCGGCTACGTCATGCACCCTGAACTCGAGATCACGCTGAGCTGGCAGGAAATCGGCGAAAGCGCCCCCAGCTCCAAGCCGATGCGCTTTTGGGTCAAGGGACTGGAAGGCTAG
- a CDS encoding diguanylate cyclase, whose amino-acid sequence MARPAILSRTPFEEAFEKLGSAPLTLAVLDLDHFKVLNDQLGHTEGDRVLKVVERLLSGSLPSGSVVGRIGGDEYAVILPETAAETALILFDEVIRHFQIHRDPQWPRGLGLSVGLAARPAHASEYAELYRAADEALLRAKREGRSRACIYVESKMVLKSNYYPKSQLERLAKLSAALGRTEASLLREALDDLIEKYRGEL is encoded by the coding sequence GTGGCCCGCCCCGCGATTTTGTCGCGCACCCCCTTTGAAGAGGCGTTTGAGAAGCTCGGCTCGGCGCCGCTGACCCTGGCGGTGCTCGACCTCGACCATTTCAAAGTGCTCAACGACCAGCTCGGGCACACCGAGGGCGACCGGGTGCTCAAGGTCGTCGAGCGCCTGCTTTCGGGCAGTTTGCCGAGCGGCAGCGTCGTCGGGCGCATCGGCGGCGACGAGTACGCGGTGATTTTGCCCGAAACCGCCGCCGAAACCGCGCTGATTCTCTTCGACGAGGTCATCCGGCACTTCCAGATTCACCGCGACCCGCAGTGGCCGAGGGGCCTGGGCCTGAGCGTGGGCCTCGCCGCCCGGCCCGCGCACGCCAGCGAGTACGCCGAGCTCTACCGCGCCGCCGACGAAGCCCTGCTGCGCGCCAAACGCGAGGGCCGCAGTCGGGCGTGCATCTACGTGGAGTCGAAGATGGTCCTGAAATCGAACTATTACCCGAAAAGCCAGCTCGAACGCCTCGCCAAACTCTCGGCGGCGCTCGGACGCACCGAGGCGAGCCTGCTGCGCGAGGCACTCGACGACCTGATCGAGAAGTACCGGGGCGAACTGTGA